A genome region from Aerosakkonema funiforme FACHB-1375 includes the following:
- a CDS encoding YggS family pyridoxal phosphate-dependent enzyme: protein MIGSHLDEAIASRIALVRQQLPESVRLIAVTKQVSIDAMRSAYAAGIRDFGESRVQEAEAKQLQLQDLPDITWHLIGHLQSNKAKKALAHFQWIHSLDSLKLAQELDAKAGALLQQPQVCLQVKLLPDPNKYGWTVPQLIADLSELDRCQNIQILGLMTIPPLDLPQAEILALFHSTRELAEKIQGQNWSRIQMQHLSMGMSDDYLLAVQAGATMVRLGRTLFGERG from the coding sequence ATGATCGGCTCTCATTTAGATGAGGCGATCGCCTCTCGCATAGCCCTCGTCCGCCAACAGCTACCCGAATCTGTCCGTTTAATTGCTGTCACCAAACAGGTGTCGATCGATGCTATGCGCTCTGCTTATGCAGCTGGAATACGGGATTTTGGCGAAAGCCGCGTCCAAGAAGCAGAAGCCAAGCAATTACAGCTGCAAGATTTACCGGATATCACCTGGCATTTGATCGGACATCTGCAAAGCAATAAAGCTAAAAAAGCTTTGGCGCATTTTCAGTGGATTCATTCGTTGGACAGTTTAAAATTAGCCCAGGAACTCGATGCCAAGGCGGGAGCGCTTTTACAACAACCGCAAGTTTGTCTGCAAGTCAAACTTTTACCCGATCCGAACAAATACGGTTGGACAGTTCCGCAACTGATAGCAGATCTGAGCGAACTCGATCGGTGTCAAAATATACAAATTCTTGGGTTAATGACTATTCCTCCCTTAGATTTGCCACAAGCGGAAATCTTGGCATTGTTTCACAGTACGCGGGAATTGGCCGAGAAGATCCAGGGGCAAAATTGGTCGCGCATACAAATGCAGCACCTATCAATGGGTATGTCTGACGATTATCTGCTGGCGGTACAAGCGGGTGCGACGATGGTGCGTTTGGGACGAACTTTATTTGGGGAAAGGGGCTAG